The following proteins are encoded in a genomic region of Thermocrinis sp.:
- a CDS encoding phosphate-starvation-inducible PsiE family protein has protein sequence MVQGFVSKIYKQFIRLAFNITIIVLIIGLFVGIFRTISELGLTFTEATVRLGFKELVTNVLSLIVVLELIRAFIDFFEHERFRVDILLEVLIAFVIREFMLHLFEGKLSGMDVFFWSFGIVSLIGARAVSFFYRAPKA, from the coding sequence ATGGTTCAAGGCTTTGTGTCCAAAATATATAAGCAGTTCATTAGACTGGCTTTTAATATAACCATAATAGTTCTAATAATTGGCCTTTTTGTAGGAATATTCAGAACCATCTCAGAACTTGGTCTTACCTTCACAGAAGCTACCGTTAGGTTGGGTTTTAAGGAGTTGGTCACCAACGTGCTTTCTTTGATCGTAGTGCTTGAACTTATAAGGGCTTTTATAGACTTTTTTGAGCACGAAAGGTTTAGAGTGGATATACTCTTAGAAGTACTAATAGCTTTTGTTATAAGGGAGTTCATGCTACATCTCTTTGAAGGGAAGCTATCTGGAATGGATGTGTTCTTTTGGTCTTTTGGGATAGTGTCCCTCATAGGTGCAAGGGCTGTTAGCTTCTTTTACAGGGCACCAAAGGCTTAA
- a CDS encoding type 1 glutamine amidotransferase translates to MDYLDTAKGEVLSRPLEEYALLVVLGGYMGAYEEFRILEEALKLEVPIVGICLGCQMLAKAPGSRVYRGRGARKLGEDFPKSLKVFQWHGDTFDLPADATRIYASEKYENQAFVYGKAVGLQFHIEVDKSMVEEWARLYWDELKEEGIEEEALAWKEEYSINSTLLGNLFSIIQLP, encoded by the coding sequence GTGGATTACTTGGATACCGCAAAGGGGGAGGTTTTGTCCAGACCTTTGGAAGAGTATGCCCTTCTTGTGGTCTTGGGTGGATACATGGGTGCATACGAAGAGTTTAGGATTTTAGAGGAGGCTTTGAAGCTTGAAGTTCCCATCGTAGGCATATGCTTGGGTTGTCAGATGCTTGCCAAGGCGCCTGGTTCAAGGGTTTATAGGGGGAGAGGGGCAAGGAAATTGGGTGAGGATTTTCCCAAAAGCTTGAAAGTTTTTCAGTGGCACGGAGACACCTTTGACTTGCCAGCGGATGCCACAAGGATATATGCCTCCGAAAAATACGAAAATCAAGCCTTTGTTTATGGCAAAGCTGTGGGTTTGCAATTTCACATTGAGGTGGATAAAAGCATGGTGGAGGAGTGGGCCAGACTTTACTGGGACGAATTAAAGGAGGAAGGCATAGAAGAAGAGGCTTTGGCTTGGAAAGAGGAATACAGCATAAACTCTACTCTGCTTGGCAATTTATTTTCTATAATCCAACTGCCTTAG
- the glnA gene encoding type I glutamate--ammonia ligase produces MPKYSPEEVLSLVEQEGVQYVDLRFSDLFGQWQHLTIPAYELSISTFEEGRGFDGSSIRGWQSIHESDMIALPDPATAFIDPFMEPKTLVMICDIYDPITRERYGRDTRYIAQKAEQYLRQTGIGDTAYYGPEAEFFIFDSVEFGTSANYAFWKIDSEEGWWNREVSSSGYKIPHKRGYFPVPPIDKTHDLRNEMVSIMSQLGIVVELHHHEVATAGQGEIDIRYDSLLNQADKLFIYKYVVRMVAHKYGKFATFMPKVLPNDNGSGMHTHFSIWKEGQNLFAGSEYAGVSELCLYAIGGILKHGPALTAFTNPTINSYHRLVPGFEAPVRLAYSARNRSAAIRIPMYSQSPKAKRIEIRFPDPTCNPYLAFAAILMAAIDGIENRIHPGEPFDKDIYSLPPEELKDIPQLPGSLEEALRALENDYEFLLKGGVFTEDLLQTWIEAKRKEIDEMRFIPHPKEFELYFDI; encoded by the coding sequence ATGCCTAAGTATTCGCCGGAAGAGGTGCTTAGCCTTGTTGAACAGGAAGGGGTTCAATACGTGGACCTTAGGTTTTCTGACCTTTTTGGTCAGTGGCAACACTTAACCATACCAGCCTACGAGTTGTCCATCTCTACCTTTGAGGAAGGTAGGGGTTTTGATGGCTCTTCCATAAGAGGCTGGCAGTCTATACACGAATCGGACATGATCGCTTTGCCAGACCCAGCCACCGCTTTCATAGACCCATTTATGGAACCCAAAACTTTGGTGATGATATGCGATATATACGATCCTATAACAAGGGAGCGTTATGGAAGGGACACACGCTACATAGCCCAAAAGGCAGAGCAGTATCTAAGACAAACTGGTATAGGTGATACCGCCTATTATGGACCAGAGGCTGAGTTTTTCATCTTTGATTCCGTTGAATTTGGCACCTCCGCTAACTATGCCTTCTGGAAGATAGATTCAGAGGAAGGTTGGTGGAACAGAGAGGTAAGCTCATCGGGCTACAAAATACCTCACAAAAGGGGCTACTTCCCAGTGCCGCCCATAGACAAAACTCACGACCTTAGGAATGAGATGGTGTCCATAATGTCCCAGCTTGGAATTGTGGTAGAACTCCACCATCACGAGGTCGCCACTGCAGGACAGGGAGAGATAGACATTCGCTACGATTCATTACTAAACCAAGCAGACAAGCTTTTTATTTACAAATACGTGGTTAGGATGGTTGCCCACAAATACGGAAAGTTTGCCACCTTTATGCCTAAGGTTCTTCCAAACGACAACGGCTCAGGTATGCACACCCACTTTTCTATATGGAAGGAAGGACAAAACCTTTTCGCCGGCTCCGAGTATGCAGGAGTTTCTGAGCTTTGTCTTTACGCCATAGGGGGTATTCTAAAGCACGGACCAGCACTAACAGCCTTTACTAACCCTACCATCAACTCCTACCATAGGCTCGTGCCCGGCTTTGAGGCGCCTGTGAGGCTTGCCTACTCTGCAAGAAACCGCTCTGCAGCAATAAGGATCCCCATGTATTCCCAATCTCCAAAGGCGAAGAGAATAGAAATAAGGTTCCCAGATCCTACCTGCAACCCATACTTAGCCTTTGCGGCCATCTTGATGGCAGCCATAGACGGTATAGAAAACCGCATCCATCCAGGGGAGCCCTTTGACAAGGACATATACTCCTTACCACCGGAAGAGCTAAAGGACATTCCCCAACTTCCCGGCTCTTTGGAGGAAGCCCTTCGAGCTCTGGAGAATGATTATGAGTTCCTTCTGAAAGGTGGGGTATTTACAGAGGACCTACTGCAAACTTGGATAGAAGCCAAGCGCAAAGAGATAGACGAAATGAGGTTCATCCCCCATCCAAAGGAATTTGAACTTTATTTTGATATTTAA
- the glnB gene encoding nitrogen regulator P-II GlnB, which translates to MKKVEAIIKPFKLDEVKDALVEIGIGGMTVTEVRGFGQQKGHTEIYRGTEYVIDFLPKVKIEVVVKDEDVEKVVETIMKTAQTGRVGDGKIFVIPIEDVIRIRTGERGEQAI; encoded by the coding sequence ATGAAAAAGGTGGAAGCTATTATCAAGCCCTTTAAGCTGGATGAAGTTAAGGATGCCCTCGTAGAAATAGGCATAGGGGGTATGACTGTTACAGAGGTCAGGGGCTTTGGTCAGCAAAAGGGACATACAGAAATCTACAGAGGGACAGAATACGTCATAGACTTTTTGCCCAAGGTAAAGATTGAGGTGGTGGTAAAAGACGAGGACGTGGAAAAGGTGGTGGAAACCATCATGAAAACTGCGCAGACTGGAAGGGTGGGAGATGGGAAGATATTTGTTATTCCCATTGAGGACGTTATAAGGATAAGGACTGGAGAAAGAGGTGAGCAAGCAATATAA
- a CDS encoding ZIP family metal transporter codes for MDILINSFLLVVGTTVGSMLILLRKKPFSYINEALAFAGGVMLTASFTSLILPGVETGGFFKTALGIVLGFVFMGFIERLFPHEHAFMGQEGLLKLRMKRLTLLVIGVIIHNIPEGLSVGISTAYSSKEGLITAFAISIQDIPEGLVVSLPIYALTGAMSTAIMLGFFSGLVEGIFSLAGFLFMKGFMQTLAVGLGFGGGAMLYVTVKEVFPEAYSEGSGFYTTLSFLFGVLVMLFLDTMDLFAYLQKCKQFYLR; via the coding sequence ATGGACATACTCATAAACTCTTTTTTGCTTGTGGTGGGGACGACCGTAGGTAGCATGTTAATCCTACTAAGGAAAAAGCCCTTTTCTTACATAAATGAAGCCCTAGCCTTTGCAGGGGGAGTTATGCTAACTGCCAGCTTTACCAGTCTTATACTACCAGGTGTTGAGACAGGTGGTTTTTTTAAGACTGCTTTAGGTATAGTCCTTGGATTCGTTTTTATGGGTTTTATAGAAAGGCTGTTTCCTCACGAGCACGCTTTTATGGGTCAAGAGGGCCTTTTAAAACTAAGAATGAAAAGGCTCACGCTCTTGGTTATTGGAGTAATAATCCACAACATACCAGAAGGTTTGAGCGTGGGTATATCTACTGCTTACTCAAGCAAAGAAGGGCTTATAACTGCTTTTGCCATATCTATCCAGGACATACCGGAGGGTTTAGTGGTTAGTCTTCCTATCTATGCCCTGACGGGTGCTATGAGCACAGCCATAATGTTAGGATTTTTCAGTGGCTTGGTTGAAGGAATTTTCTCTCTTGCGGGCTTTTTGTTCATGAAAGGCTTTATGCAAACGCTCGCGGTAGGCTTAGGCTTCGGTGGTGGTGCCATGCTATACGTAACAGTGAAGGAAGTCTTTCCGGAGGCATATTCAGAGGGTAGCGGTTTTTACACTACTTTAAGTTTTCTCTTTGGTGTGCTTGTGATGCTCTTTCTTGATACCATGGATTTGTTTGCATACTTACAAAAATGTAAGCAATTTTACCTTAGATGA
- the pyrE gene encoding orotate phosphoribosyltransferase — translation MLIERLRSLIIERCLKVADEPIFKLSSGKLSRYYIDLKQLTFDPEGEYLIGKLMYELIREFGPDGVGGLTLGADPIAYAVSFVSYMDGYPIKPFVVRKEPKEHGMGRQVEGLLKKGDRVAVVEDVVTTGGSSLKAVQACRREGLEVIGVFAIVDRQEGGEENINKEGLELYSLFKLSQLL, via the coding sequence ATGCTGATTGAAAGGCTAAGGAGTTTGATAATTGAGCGTTGTCTTAAGGTAGCTGACGAGCCCATATTTAAGCTGTCTTCTGGAAAGCTAAGCAGGTATTACATAGACCTAAAGCAGCTAACTTTTGATCCAGAGGGAGAATACCTAATCGGCAAGCTTATGTATGAGCTTATCAGAGAATTTGGACCAGACGGCGTAGGTGGTTTAACCCTTGGTGCTGACCCAATAGCCTACGCGGTATCTTTTGTTTCTTATATGGATGGTTATCCCATAAAACCCTTCGTGGTCAGAAAAGAACCAAAAGAACACGGCATGGGCAGGCAAGTGGAAGGGCTTTTAAAAAAGGGTGATAGAGTGGCGGTGGTGGAAGATGTGGTAACCACGGGAGGTTCTTCTTTGAAGGCGGTGCAGGCCTGTAGAAGGGAAGGGTTAGAGGTTATAGGTGTTTTTGCCATAGTTGATAGGCAGGAAGGGGGAGAGGAAAACATAAACAAAGAAGGTCTTGAGCTATACTCCCTTTTTAAACTCTCCCAGCTCTTGTGA
- the leuD gene encoding 3-isopropylmalate dehydratase small subunit: MRFRGKVWKFSDNVDTDQIIPARYLNTSDPYELAQHAMEDSEHPNFAKDHKPGDIIVAGRNFGSGSSREHAPIAIKYAGVPVVVAKSFARIFFRNAINIGLPIAEAPEAVDEISHGDEIEVDLESGTIKNLTTGKEYKATKFPEELQAILKAGGLMEYAKKKLKTNAD, encoded by the coding sequence ATGCGTTTTAGGGGTAAGGTTTGGAAATTTTCAGATAACGTAGATACAGATCAGATAATACCTGCCAGATACCTGAATACTTCGGATCCTTACGAACTGGCTCAGCACGCAATGGAAGACTCAGAACATCCAAACTTTGCAAAAGATCACAAGCCAGGGGACATAATAGTGGCTGGTAGAAACTTTGGCTCTGGCTCTTCCAGAGAACACGCACCAATAGCCATAAAGTACGCTGGGGTACCCGTGGTAGTGGCAAAATCCTTTGCGAGGATCTTTTTTAGAAATGCTATAAACATCGGACTTCCCATAGCAGAGGCGCCCGAAGCGGTGGATGAGATAAGCCATGGAGACGAAATAGAAGTGGATTTGGAAAGTGGAACCATAAAGAATCTTACAACAGGCAAAGAGTATAAGGCTACCAAGTTTCCAGAGGAGTTGCAGGCTATACTGAAGGCAGGTGGTCTTATGGAGTATGCAAAGAAAAAGCTAAAAACCAATGCTGATTGA
- the tsaE gene encoding tRNA (adenosine(37)-N6)-threonylcarbamoyltransferase complex ATPase subunit type 1 TsaE, whose translation MNNEAFEIMCKSEEDTIALGKNFAKRLKGKEVICLIGDLGSGKTTFVKGLAQGLGIEEGYQVRSPTFTIVNEYPTKKGKLIHVDLYRVDNFDVEFFLGEGIVVIEWAKDLSLCDYILEFHFEKNGRKIVLKRC comes from the coding sequence ATGAACAATGAAGCATTCGAGATAATGTGTAAAAGCGAAGAGGATACAATAGCGCTTGGGAAAAACTTTGCCAAAAGGCTGAAAGGCAAAGAGGTGATCTGTCTTATTGGGGACCTGGGCTCGGGAAAAACCACCTTTGTAAAGGGTCTTGCTCAAGGTTTGGGCATAGAAGAAGGTTATCAGGTCAGAAGCCCTACCTTTACCATAGTTAATGAGTATCCTACTAAAAAAGGTAAGCTCATACACGTGGATCTTTACAGAGTGGATAACTTTGATGTGGAGTTTTTTTTGGGAGAGGGGATCGTAGTAATAGAATGGGCAAAGGATCTAAGCCTGTGCGATTACATTTTAGAATTTCACTTTGAAAAGAATGGAAGGAAAATTGTTTTAAAGAGGTGTTAA
- a CDS encoding nuclease-related domain-containing protein has translation MDREKNFPYVIKRLDKRSDSLYVELENTPVELSNPALWSYLQTLRHRNINPISFQVLTENRSNTPMYNFTRFIYSNYPRIRELYRSMKKALKSSSLNIEFQVPEAVEDKLAESFVNQLKQLASLGILINVDYTDRMIKVGQVLDATFLTGGWFEFAVADQIMKICPFPNAIVLKNFSFSVSGAKNEADLVLIHERTSFLFEIKTGIRFQSLEDTHYKLLRKGYLLNAENVCLIVPSIEDISVSEDQDEEAKQEDHTQSIHEKLRGVHLLSIQNIDSKLKSMFIGEMLKHYEQ, from the coding sequence ATGGACAGAGAGAAAAATTTTCCATATGTGATAAAGAGGTTAGATAAAAGGAGTGATAGTCTGTATGTGGAACTAGAAAATACACCTGTTGAACTAAGCAACCCAGCTCTTTGGTCCTACCTACAAACCCTGAGGCATAGAAATATAAATCCTATCAGCTTTCAGGTTCTTACAGAAAACAGGTCTAATACCCCTATGTATAACTTTACGAGGTTTATATACTCAAACTACCCGAGGATAAGAGAACTTTACAGAAGCATGAAGAAAGCTCTCAAATCGTCTTCATTAAATATTGAGTTTCAGGTTCCAGAAGCCGTAGAGGACAAGCTTGCAGAATCCTTTGTAAATCAGCTAAAACAGTTGGCTTCGTTAGGCATCCTAATAAACGTAGATTACACAGATAGGATGATAAAAGTGGGCCAGGTTCTTGATGCAACCTTCCTTACCGGAGGGTGGTTTGAGTTTGCTGTAGCAGACCAGATAATGAAAATATGTCCTTTTCCTAACGCAATTGTGTTGAAAAACTTCTCCTTCTCTGTATCAGGTGCTAAGAACGAAGCAGACCTTGTTCTTATTCATGAAAGAACTTCTTTTCTTTTTGAAATAAAGACGGGTATTAGGTTCCAAAGTTTGGAAGATACACATTACAAGCTCCTCAGAAAAGGCTATTTGCTTAATGCAGAAAACGTTTGTTTAATAGTTCCTTCCATAGAGGATATTTCTGTTTCAGAGGATCAAGACGAAGAGGCTAAACAAGAAGATCACACCCAATCTATACACGAAAAGCTGAGGGGCGTGCACTTGCTAAGTATTCAAAATATTGATTCCAAACTCAAAAGTATGTTTATTGGAGAGATGTTAAAACATTATGAACAATGA